The sequence below is a genomic window from Ipomoea triloba cultivar NCNSP0323 chromosome 2, ASM357664v1.
CTCAGTATGGCAATCTTGTCTGTTTTTGGCGGCCTTGTAGGCTCAAGGATGGAACTCAATTCTAGGAACcttcaaattatatatgaatgagatatgaattgaagcatgcatatatatatatatatatatatatggcattaGAGAGCATTATATTGGACCGTATAGTACCTACCTCTCATTAATTAGGTCCCTCCGCATTTTCTCCCGACATGCCTTATTGCTTCCAGATGGGATGCATGCCTCTAACTTCAACCTGAATATATAACAAAGCATAAAAGAGACACCACGCCAACAATGATGATAGAACTGAGTGTAACAAAAACCAATCAGAAGCTACAAGCTTCAACATCTTGcaatcttgttttttttttcctatttcttGCAAGAATTGAAGAACATCATTGTACATATATACTATGCAATTACAGACGATTCAGCTGTTAATTACCTAAGACAGACTCAAAAGAATTGAAGGTACTTTAATTTAAATACCGTTTTCGTGACCTTGCCTCTTTACACACTTCAGTTTCCTCAAATAATTGCCCGGCAGCTGACCCTCTGAAATAGATTGCAGACTCATCAGAAAAGAACACCCCCTTTTTAGAACACCCCTTTAACAAAATCTATAAAGAGATGAAACTTTTGGCAGCCCAATTCACAATACCAGCTAAAGTTGTCAGCTTTACTCCTAAACATCATAACATGACTGCCAAAAAAAAAACGCTTCAAAACATATTTCATAACAATTTTAATATCAACTGAAGCAAGTTACTAATTTACGAGTTCTGTGATCGCTTAGATAGATACTTGAGAAAGAGAATGCATTCTAAGAGGCTGTGCAGTGCAAGTAACACTCACGTTGCAGTGGAGGAATAGTTGGCGGTTTGAGAAACCCAGCTGAAGTCAATGGTGGCCGACGACGGGAAGCTTGCGGTGGCGGACACGGCGGAGGAGATATCGTCCATCATTTCATAGTCAATAAGCCAGTTCGAATCATCGGTTTCCATGGTGTTTCTTCAATGTTTGGATTGGCCGGCGGAAATTTAATTTGACGGCCACATTAATAAGAGTGGCGGTCCAAAAGTAAACGCTCTGGAGTAGAATATAGTGCTTACatcaccattttcttttttaattcttatttttaattattactccgtatttataaACACAGAGGCAGCCATGCTCCATGCCGTTTCTGGAAATTTTATATAGCCGAGGACGTCATATTCATCTTCGGTCCAAGAAAATAgccacaaaaataaaaatagatttaTTCATTAGAAAATTTgcttaatgaataaaaataattatacgcTCCGTAATCCGTATAATAAAAGATGCCTAGTtggaaaaaagaataagaaaataaatgttGACTGTTGAGTGCACCGGCTGTACTGTTTTCCCAATTTGTACCGAAAATTATATACGAGTTTGGTTTCCTATTTTGACAAGAATACAAGGGTTCAAGagataggttttgatgataacAACAACGTAACGATTTGCGAAGGATTAGCAATAAACTGTTCTTCTTACGTGTTAAGTAGTGTACATAAAATCGTCTTGAAGAATCCATGAAAGAGATGACAAGAAGGTTTCAACCACTCTAAATCCATGAAGATGACTAATAGAGCACTTAATTAGTCACTTTCCTTTGATTTTTAGACATatttaggatgtgtttggttcaaatattaGATCGGAAGggtaatgagaatcaaatacttaataatagtaatgaatTTAagtaaaatgagttattttattTGGTAGTAATTATGAATATCGAGGGACGACCAAGATGACGTACCCTGTAGAGGGGGTGGGGGTACGGAAGAGTGTTAGTAGAGATTGTATTTGGGGTGTCCCTCATCTGTCgaatgtaaaatagaaaatttaaaaaaaaatcaattttttgggTACTAAACAGAGCTGTCAAAACAGTCTAGTCCGACCATACGAGTTGGTCCGACAGTGGTTGGATTGGAAAAATCACAACCCAACCCATGTTGGATGGGTTGGCGGGCCAGaccgtttatttattttttactaatttatattgttataattttaaatttttgtatattttaggAATCAAAGCCTAAACCTTTTACAGTAATTAACAACTAACACTATTTCTATCCAAACACAGTAAACTTTTTGAACAAATAGCATGTATGTTCAAATCAAATTAGACACTACtactacacacacacatgattatattttaatttttaatatataattataatttatatttaatactaatatagtttacatgtaatatttttattttgtaattataatattattaagttatACTCCGTAcagtttataaaatatataatttataactttatataatttatataataaatatactttatattaatatttatataaatatacaattaattgtattaattaatacttgtaatgaatgtaatataaatatacttgtggtctagtggcatccgatgTCCCAGTTAACACTCTCAGATGGATAATAGGATTGTgacaatgatatttttatttttatt
It includes:
- the LOC116011292 gene encoding transcription factor bHLH115-like, which produces METDDSNWLIDYEMMDDISSAVSATASFPSSATIDFSWVSQTANYSSTATGSAAGQLFEETEVCKEARSRKRLKLEACIPSGSNKACREKMRRDLINERFLELSSILEPTRPPKTDKIAILSGAVHIVTSLRTEIEKLKESNLEMVEKIHELKAEKMELRDEKQKLKEDKRKLEQQVNATMFAKPAASFSHPILNLEGQVAAGKKMMPVVGYPGFAMWQFMQPTIVDTSQDHVLHPPVA